Sequence from the Saccharopolyspora pogona genome:
CCGGACTTCTTGATCACCTCCGCCGACCGAGCCTCCTGGCCCACGGGGACACCCCTCGTCGTGGTCGAGGTACGGACCTCCGCCGAGACCGTCCGAGCGCGCCTCATTCAACGAGCTTTACCGCGCGACCAGGCCAAGCTCGCCGACTGGCCCGCCTTCTGGCAACGACTAGGCACCCAAGACTGCGCCTGGTCCGGCGCTCAACACGTCGTCGTCGACAACGACGACGAACCCGACCTCGACGCCGTTGTGGGGCTCACGGACGATGCCGGGCGCGCGCGACCGCACACCTTGTAACGCAGTGGAACGCCACACAGGCTTCGGGAAAGATCCAAATACCCGATGCGATTGATCGAAGCGAGCTCAGAAAGATGACCGAGCACTGGCCACTGCTGCTGGACCGGGGTGCCGTCCCGGTAGCGCTGCTGGATATCCTAGGCCGTTGTGTCCACGTCAACGAGGCACTGTGCCACGCACTCGGCAGGAGCCTCGTTGTCCGCTGCACCGTCGGCTCGATGACTTCCTCCGAAGCAACGATTCGACGCACGGTGCCAACGCCCAAGACTCCGCAGGGGCGGGCCGGTATGGCACCCTGACGCCACCAGAATGCGTCCTCCGGGCCTGTCCATGCGGTATTCCGACATCACCTACGCCGGCGACGCCGCACGCGGCGACACCGCGCTCGCTGATCTCCCAGACGGCACAAAGAGGACGGTGAGCGCGACGAAACGCTACCGGCACAAGAACAGCCACCCCGTCTGCGTGCTGACCAAAACGAGTGTCCTTTTCGGAACCAAGTGCTTTGCCGAGGCCACATTAGGGCGATACCGTCCGCAGGGCGTGTGCAAGGTTGATCTGAGGGCTGCGGCGGGTTTCTGAGCAGGCTGGACACGCGGCACGAGGGCGCGGCCTTGATGGGAGATCATCGGGGTGTCTAGTCCTTCATCAAGCGTGTCGGGTGGGTAGATCCGGCCTGAGATAAGGCAAAGGCCTTATCCTGCTTGGGTTTGCGACTCCAACGCATCCCAAGAGGAAAGGCCTTTGTGGTGAAGAAGATACCGCACGAGCAGAGTCGGCGGAACGCGGCACGCCGACGGCGCAAGGTGGCGGCCCGGCATGCACGTGCGGGACACTGGGGCGCGCAGTCCAAGCCGATGCTGCACTCGGGCACGGTGAGCTACGAGATCGGCGGGAACGTCGACGCCACGTGCTTCGGCGGGATCGCGGCGGTGCACCGACTGGTGACCAAGCTCGGTTTGGCCGAGCGGATCAACGACAGTCTGGCGTTGTTGAAGGTGCACCTGCCCTACCATGAGTCCGATCACGTGTTGAACCTCGCCTACAACGTGGCCTGCGGCGGCACCCGGCTGGAGGACATCGAGCGGCTGCGGCATGACACCGCCTACATGAACGCGCTGGGCGCGGACCTGATCGGCGGATCCGACCACGGCGGGGGACTTCTGCCGTCGGTTCGCCAAGGATGACGTGGTGGCGTTGATGGAGGCGATCAACGCGGTGCGCCCGCAGTTGTGGACGGGTCGGGGACGAGACCTACTGGGTCCGATCGCCTACCTCGACGTCGACGGCACGATCGTGCCCACCGGCGGGGAGCACAAGGCCGGGATGGACATTTCCTACAAGGGAATCTGGGGGTATGCGCCGCTGATCGTGTCGCTGGCCAACACCAAGGAAGTGCTGTATCTGGTCAACCGGCCCGGCAACGCGCCCAGCCATCAGGGCGCGGCGCAGTGGATCGACAAGGCGATCGAGTTGGTGGCCCCGCACGCCGAGCGGGTGTGCCTGCGCGGGGATACCGACTTCTCGTTGACCGCGCACTTCGACCGCTGGGCCGAGAAGGTTGACTTCGTCTTCGGCATGGACAACAACGCCGCGCTGCGCTCCCGCGCCGAAGCGCTCGACGAGGCCTGCTGAAGCCGGCTGCAGCGGCCCGCCGCCTACGAGCCGCGCACCGGAGGGACCCGTGCCCGCAGGGAGAACCACAAGCAGCGGATCGTCACCGAACGCGGGTATGTCAACCTCGAACTCAACCACGAGGACGTCGCCGAGTTCACCTACCAGCCCGGCAAATGCCGGCGGCCCTACCAAGTGGTCGCGGTGCGCAAGAACATCAGCAAAACCCGCGGCGAACAGGTCCTGTTCGACGAGATCCGCTACTTCTTCTACATCACCGCCCGCACCGACCTCACCGCCGCCGAGGTGGTGGCCTGCGCAGGCGACCGCTGCGATCAGGAAAACATCATCGGACAACTCAAATCCGGCATCCAAGCCCTGCGGGTACCGTTATACGACCTGATCTCCAACTGGGCCTACATGGTCATCGCCGCGCTCGCGTGGAACATCAAATCCTGGTTCGCGATGATGATGCACCGAAAACACCACCGGCGCGACTACATCCGCATGGAATTCCGCCGCTTCCTCCACCACATCATCCTCATCCCCGCCATGGTCATCCGCCACGCCCGCAGCATCACCATCCGGCTCATCGGCTACCAACCCAGCCTGGACCGACTCTTCAGCACCTGGAACACCATCGAACGCACCCGCTTCGGCTAACCCACCACCGGTTACCAGACTTCACACCCGACCACCGCGCACCCGCGGTGGCGACAACGCCTGCCCGAACCCGAAATCGGCGCCCAGCACCCACCCGAGCGCCACGACACCGGCCCATACGAGCCCCACAACGTCCCCCACCACTCATCGGCGTATCCCACGCTCACGCCAACGTGATCATTTCGGCTACCACCGCCCCACAGAGACCGACTCGCTTATTTGAGGGCTAGGTCGAACCCGACGAAGAGTGCGTCGAGGATCAAACGCGGACATGCTCTGCTCTGAAGGACGTTGAGGGTTCAGCGCGTTGGTGGCGCGCACCAGCTATTGGTTGCCGGACGCGGTGCTGATCTCGGTCGCGGCCCAGCTGGCAAGGAGCTGGAGTGACTCCGCAGAGGACGAGTCGGGTTGGGCTGTGTAGGCGGTGAGGGTGAGGCTGGTGTCGGTGGTGAGTTGCATGGCTTCGAAGTTGAGGGTGAGTTCGCCGACGACGGGGTGGCGGAAGCATTTGACGCCGGTGCGATGCAGGCGGACGTCGTGGGCGGCCCAGCGGGTGCGGAAGTCCTCGCTGCGGGTGGACAGTTCGCCGATGAGGTCGGACAGGCCCTTGTCGTGAGGGTCGCGGCCAGCTTCGGTGCGCAGGATCGCGACCGAGGTGTGGCAGGACTGGTCGTAGTCGGGGAAGAAGTCGTGGGCGGCGGGATCGAGGAAGCCGAAGCGGGCGAGGTTGGGTGGGGTGTGTTCGCTGGTGCGGGTGGGGCTGTCGAAGACTGGTGAGTACAGGGCGCGGGCGAGCGGGTTGGTGGCGAGGATGTCCAGGCGGCCGTTGCGGACGAACGCGGCGGTGGTGGTCATCGAGTCGAGGATTTGCTGCACGATCGGGCTGACCCGCTGCTGGGGACGACGCCGCTGGCCTGCGCGGGTGTGCGGGCGGCCGGCAGCGTTGGCGGCGCGGGCGAGGTCGAACAGGTAGACGCGTTCGGCCTCGTCGAGTTGGAGGGCGGCGGCGATGGCGTCGAGGACGCTGTCGGAGACGCCGGCGAGGTTGCCCTTCTCCAGGCGGGTGTAGTAGTCGGCGGACACGCCGGCGAGCATCGCGACCTCTTCGCGGCGCAGGCCCGGGACCCGGCGGTTGCCGCCGTAGATGGTCAGGCCGGCCTGTTCCGGGGTGATCTTGGCCCGGCGGGTGACCAGGAAGTCGCGGACGTCGGTGCTCTTGGCGCTCATGCCCTCCACGGTACGACCGGCCCTGGTCACGAGGGGGGTTCTGACAGAACCCGGAACGATGCGACCTCCCGCATACGTGCAGGTGAGCGTTCCATCGTGGTGTGACCACCTCGAACACCACCGGACCAGCACCCCAAGCCATCTCCCAGCCAGTGAACGACGCCGCGCCGGGCGCTGGCAGGGCTGCGGCGACGTTGCTGGCGGCGTTGCTGGGGTTCTTCGTGGTCACCCTGGACGCGGTCATCGTCAATGTCGCCCTGCCCGCGATGCGAGCTGAGCTGGGCGGCGGGATCACCGGGTTGCAGTGGGTGGTCGACGGCT
This genomic interval carries:
- a CDS encoding AAA family ATPase, whose translation is MGPAGSGKSYVARELAHKLRAVYLDKDSVAGELVDAALELAGRQAGGREDDPTYIERLMPAEYAALFATAADNLRLGLPVVLDAPFAAYLGDPDFLITSADRASWPTGTPLVVVEVRTSAETVRARLIQRALPRDQAKLADWPAFWQRLGTQDCAWSGAQHVVVDNDDEPDLDAVVGLTDDAGRARPHTL
- a CDS encoding helix-turn-helix transcriptional regulator, yielding MSAKSTDVRDFLVTRRAKITPEQAGLTIYGGNRRVPGLRREEVAMLAGVSADYYTRLEKGNLAGVSDSVLDAIAAALQLDEAERVYLFDLARAANAAGRPHTRAGQRRRPQQRVSPIVQQILDSMTTTAAFVRNGRLDILATNPLARALYSPVFDSPTRTSEHTPPNLARFGFLDPAAHDFFPDYDQSCHTSVAILRTEAGRDPHDKGLSDLIGELSTRSEDFRTRWAAHDVRLHRTGVKCFRHPVVGELTLNFEAMQLTTDTSLTLTAYTAQPDSSSAESLQLLASWAATEISTASGNQ